One window from the genome of Musa acuminata AAA Group cultivar baxijiao chromosome BXJ1-4, Cavendish_Baxijiao_AAA, whole genome shotgun sequence encodes:
- the LOC135640551 gene encoding uncharacterized protein LOC135640551, which yields MGALLSRFWFMLFPAKEYKIVVVGLDNAGKTTTLYKLHLGEVVNTSPTIGSNVEEVVYKNIRFEVWDLGGQERLRTSWATYYRGAHAVIAVIDSTDRARISIIKDELFRLLQHADLEHTVVLVFANKQDLKDAMSPAEITEALSLHSIKNHDWHIQACCALTGEGLYDGLGWIAERVAGKPTT from the exons ATGGGGGCGCTGTTGTCGAGGTTCTGGTTCATGTTGTTCCCCGCGAAGGAGTACAAGATCGTGGTTGTCGGATTGGATAACGCCGGGAAGACAACGACGCTGTACAAATTGCACCTGGGGGAGGTCGTGAACACGAGCCCTACCATAGGTAGCAATGTGGAGGAGGTCGTCTACAAGAACATACGGTTTGAG GTCTGGGATCTAGGGGGACAAGAAAGGCTGAGAACCTCATGGGCAACTTATTATCGGGGAGCTCATGCTGTTATTGCTGTGATAGACAGTACTGACCGAGCTCGGATCAGTATCATTAAGGATGAACTCTTCAGGCTGCTTCAACATGCGGACCTCGAGCACACTGTGGTGCTTGTGTTTGCCAACAAACAGGATCTCAAGGATGCCATGTCACCTGCCGAGATAACTGAAGCCCTCTCCCTCCATAGCATCAAGAACCATGACTGGCACATCCAGGCCTGTTGCGCCCTCACAGGCGAGGGATTGTATGATGGCTTGGGATGGATAGCTGAGCGAGTTGCTGGCAAGCCAACAACCTGA